The Mesorhizobium sp. INR15 region GGCTTTCTGCGAGGGCTTCCCGTGGCTTGGCGCCGTGTTTCTGCTCGGGCTCGCCGGCTATCAGCTCTCCGGGTTGCGTCTCGCCGCCTTGGTGGCGGTGCTGACCGCCTTCTGCGCGGTCACCGGCCTCTGGGAAAAGACCATGGCGACGGTCTATCTCTGCGGCATCTCGGCCTTCCTCGCATGCCTTATCGGCATTCCGATCGGGTTGATGGCGTCACGCAGCGACCGTTTCGAGAAGATCGTCACGCCTGTTATCGACACGCTGCAGGTATTGCCCTCGTTCTGCTTCATCATTCCGGTGGTGATGCTGTTTCGCGTCGGCGACGTCACCGCCATGATCGCGACTGTCGCCTTCGCCGTGGTGCCAGCCATCCGCTACACCAATCACGGCATAAGGCAGGTGCCGCCAGCGCTGATCGAGGCGGCAAAGGTCTCAGGCTGCACGCCGCGCCAGACGTTTTTCCGAGTGCAACTGCCGCTGGCGCTGCCGGAGATCATGCTGGGCGTCAACCAGACCATCCTGATGGCCTTGGCAATGATCATCATCTGCGCCATGGTCGGCACCCGCGATCTCGGCCAGGAAGTGTTCATCGCGTTGTCGAAAGCCGATTCCGGCCGGGGCATCGTCGCCGGCCTGGCCATCGCCTTCATCGGCATCGTGGCGGACCGGTTGTTCAATGCCTGGACGGCGAAGGCCCGGGCGAAGCTTGGATAGTGCTGGGGGCAAATGTCTGATCCGGGTGAGCCGCCATTCACGGTGCTGGTTTTCGATATGGCCAGAACCGGCAAGCCGGATGGCGAGCATCAGATTTCCGGTTTTGGCACGCTCGAAGACGCAACTGCCTATGCCATCGCCCGGGTTCGCGGCTCGGTGGAAGAGTTGCGCAAGCCGGGCATCACGGCGGCGGAGCTAAGGCAATTCTGGTCGATCCATGGCGAGGACTGCACCGTGCTGAACAGCCCGGTGCGCGGCAGCGATCTGCTCGACCTGTTCGTCGCGACGCCGGCAGCACCTGCCGAACGCAACTGGCAGGCGCTGGCCCCCAGATTGCGCCGCTTCCGCGCCGGCCTGCTCCTGTCCAACGACAATGACGAATCCGTCTGGTGCGGCGGCTTCTTCCGCGCGACCTACAAACTGTCAAGGCAAGGCCTGCTCGACCGCTTCGGTACCGACGCCACCGCCATCTTTGTCAGCAAGGGCATCACGCCGGCCGTGGCGACAAAAATGCTCGTCTCAGGCTACTTCGAGCTTCCCGATCCGCCCTACCCGCCGCCAGGCGTGACGCTGCGATCCTGGAAGGTGGAGGTTGGTTTCGTCTGCCACGACGTGAAGTTCGGCGGCGATGCGAGCGGCGTTTTCGCGTGGCCCGATGAGCCAGTCGACTGGGCGCTCAGAACCATGCAGTTCCTTTTGATGGCCGATATGATGGCGATGCGCGGCGATGGCCCGGACTGGGCCAACGACTGCGATGTCCTCTCGGTCAAGGTGACGGAGACCGACGCCGCGCCCGAGTATCCGCTGGATTGAAAAGCAGCAGCCTTTAGCTGGGACATGATCTTTTCCGAAAACCGGTTCCCACTTTTCGGGATCATGACCTACTCCGCCGCGACGCCTTTCACCTCGAGATAGCTTTCCATGGAATCGTCCAGCGCCTGCAGCCACGGGGTGTGATGCAGCGGCGCCATTGTGCCCGTCATCAGCGAGCGGTAGGCGTGGTCGCGGAAGCTCATGATGTCGTCGACCTTGTGGTGCTCCCACTCCATGAAGGTCTGGTTGACCGCCTCGACATCGAAGCCGGGATAATCGGTCTGGTCCATCAATTCCTTGGTGTAATCGCCCTGAAACCAGATCATCTGCTCGGCATCTTCAAGCGTCTCCTCACGCGCACGCCATTTCGCGCCATGCGCCGCCATCGCCTCGAGTGAGGGCAGTTTGATGCGTCCCATGATGACGTCGCGGGCAAACCAGGCCTGCGCATCGAACATGTTGAAAGTGTAGAACTGGTCCTGCATGCCGATGAAGGAGATCTTCGGGTTCTTCTCCCAGACAACGCCTTCATAGAGCCCGTCCGGCCACATGCGGTTGGCGGTTTTCAACTTCAGGTCTTCGGTGAGGAACGGGAAGGAATGGAGGTAGCCGGTGCACAGGATGATGGCATCGACATCCTTCGTCGTGCCATCCTTGAAATGCGCCGTCTTGCCGACGACCTTCTGCAGCAGCGGCACTTCCTTCCAATTCTCCGGCCATTTGAAACCCATCGGCTTGGAACGGTAGCTTGAGGTGATCGATTTGGCGCCGTATTTGTAGCATTGCGAACCGATGTCCTCGGCCGAATAGGAGCGACCGATGATCAGGATATCCTTACCCTTGAATTCCATGGCGTCGCGGAAATCATGGCTATGCAGGATACGGCCATTGAAGGTCGAAAAGCCCTCGAAATAGGGCACGTTCGGCACGGAGAAGTGGCCTGAAGCGACGACAACATTGTCGAACTCTTCCGAGTAGGTGACATCGTTGGTGCGGTCATGCGCGGTGACGGTAAACTTCTTCGTCGTGTCGGAAAAGGTGACCATGCGCACCGGACTGTTGAAGCGCACCCATTGGCGCACACCCGATTTTTCGACACGGCCCTTGATGTAATCCCACAGCACGGCGCGCGGAGGATAGGAGCCGATCGGCCGGCCAAAATGCTCTTCGAACGTGTAGTCGGCGAATTCAAGGCATTCC contains the following coding sequences:
- a CDS encoding NAD(P)-binding domain-containing protein, whose product is MKSRVAVIGAGPSGMAQLRAFKSAADKGADIPEIVCFEKQSDWGGLWNYTWRTGLDEHGDPVHGSMYRYLWSNGPKECLEFADYTFEEHFGRPIGSYPPRAVLWDYIKGRVEKSGVRQWVRFNSPVRMVTFSDTTKKFTVTAHDRTNDVTYSEEFDNVVVASGHFSVPNVPYFEGFSTFNGRILHSHDFRDAMEFKGKDILIIGRSYSAEDIGSQCYKYGAKSITSSYRSKPMGFKWPENWKEVPLLQKVVGKTAHFKDGTTKDVDAIILCTGYLHSFPFLTEDLKLKTANRMWPDGLYEGVVWEKNPKISFIGMQDQFYTFNMFDAQAWFARDVIMGRIKLPSLEAMAAHGAKWRAREETLEDAEQMIWFQGDYTKELMDQTDYPGFDVEAVNQTFMEWEHHKVDDIMSFRDHAYRSLMTGTMAPLHHTPWLQALDDSMESYLEVKGVAAE